The genome window CTGCCCGGGCACCTGTCTCACAACACGGTGGTCTTGCGCCCTGACGGTTCGTTGAGCATCAACGGCCACGAGCATCCGGAGCTCCCCGGGCTCATGAAGGCAGCCGAGGCAAAGCTGCGCCGGATCTATTGGAAAATGGGCGCGCTCTTGATGCCCATGAGCTTCACCGTCGGCAGGCCGGGGGCGGATATCCATTATGCAGGCACCCTGCCCATGCACTCGACGCCCAGGATCGGGCAGACTGATGGCCTTGGCGAAGTCGCGGGTCTTGGCGGCGTGCATATTGTCGACGGTGCCTGCCTGCCCAGTCTTACCGAAAAATCCCACACGCTGACCCTCATGGCCAACGCAGACCGGATAGCACGCTCACTTGCCATCACGATAGGAAATCAAAAGGCATGACCCGCAAGGTACTTTGCATCGTTGGTACGCGTCCGGAAGCCATCAAGATGGCCCCCGTGATCAAGGCACTCCAGGCCGAAAATAATATCGATTGCTGGGTACTCGCCACCGCCCAGCACCGAGGCCTGCTGGATCAGGTGCTGGAGGGGTTTGCAATCACCGTCGACCTGGACCTGGACCTCATGCGCCCCAACCAGTCATTGACGGCACTGACCTCACGCTTGCTGCTTGAACTCGACGGCGTACTGCAAGCCGAGAAACCGGACGTCGTACTGGCTCAAGGCGACACGACCACGGTCATGTGCGCCGCACTGGCGTGTTTCTACCTGCGGATTCCCTTCGGTCATGTCGAAGCGGGCCTGCGCACCTGGGACCTGTGCAATCCGTTCCCCGAGGAAGCCAACCGGGTGATCGCCGGCAAACTGGCTCGCTGGCATTTCGCGCCCACCCCGCATGCCGTGGACAACTTGCTGCGCGAGGGGGTCGCCGCCAGCGATATCACCCTGACCGGCAATACCGTGATCGATGCCTTGCTGATGACCGCGGCACGGGACTCAACCTTGGCTATCCCACTGGACGCCAGTAAACGCCTGGTGCTGGTGACCTGCCATCGACGGGAAAACTTCGGCGAACCGTTCCAGAATATCTGCCAGGCCCTCAAGGACCTGGCCGAGCGCAACCCAGGCATCCAGATTCTCTACCCCGTCCACCCCAACCCAAACGTCAAGGATGTCGCCCATCGATTGCTCGGCCAGACGCCGAACATCCTCCTCTGCGCACCGCTGGATTACGCGCCATTTATCGCGGCAATGAAGCGCTCTTACCTGATCATCAGTGACTCCGGGGGCGTGCAGGAAGAAGCCCCGGCCCTGGGCAAACCCGTGTTGGTATTGCGGGAAGAAACCGAACGCCCGGAGGCCGTCGAGCTCGGCGTGGTCAAGCTGGTGGGCACCAACCGGGACACCATCATCGAGCAGGCACAGCGTCTGCTCGATGACCCACAGGCTTACCAGGGCATGGCGCGTGGGGTTTCCCCCTATGGCGACGGCAAGGCCGCAGCACGCATCGTCGACGCTCTAAGACAGTACTTCCAGTCATGCGCATGATCTACCTGTCCCCGGTGCCATGGGCCAGCTTCAGCCAGCGCCCCCATCACTTCGTCAACTGGTATCACCAGCAGGCCGGGGCGTCGGTTCTCTGGCTCGATCCCTACCCGACACGCTTACCGACGCTGACCGACTTCAGGCGCAAGCCGCCTGTTGCCGATCAGCAAAGCGTCAACGTTCCACCCTGGTTGCGGGTCTGCAAACCCCAGAGCCTACCCATCGAGCCCCTGCGAGGCTCGGCTATGCTGCTCAAGCGACTGTGGCGCAACCTGTTCAAAGAGGCCGTGGCATTTTCCGCCCAAGGGCCCTGCATGATCTGCGTGGGAAAACCTTCCGAGCTGGCCTTGCAACTGCTGGCGCTGATCCCGCAAAGCCCTGCCGTCTACGATGCCATGGACGATTTCCCGGCCTTTTATCAGGGCCTGTCACGCGGTTCCATGGAACGTCGCCAGGCGCAGCTCATTCGCCGGGTGGGCACCGTACTGGCGTCCTCCAGCCCGCTTCGCGACAAACTCCTGGGCATGACCGACCAGGTTGAACTGGCCCTCAACGCCTGTGACATGCACGCATTGGCGCCGGTCGAGCGCCTGGACCTCGGAGCCAAGCAACAGGTGCTGGGTTATGTCGGCACGCTGGGTCGTTGGTTCGACTGGGACCTGGTCATAGCCCTGGCAAAGGCCAATCCCGGAAACCAAATCCGGCTGATCGGCCCCGTCTTCACAGCCGCGCCGTGCGTATTGCCTGCCAACATCGAGTTGCTCCCCGAGTGCTCCCACGCCAGTGCAATCGCGGCCATGGCAAGGTTTTCGGTGGGTTTGATCCCGTTCAAGCTCAATCGCCTGACCGCCTCGGTCGACCCGATCAAATACTACGAATACCGTGCCCTCGGCCTGCCCGTCATCTCCACCCGCTTCGGTGAAATGGCCCTGCGCAGCCAGGAACCGGGCGTCTGGATCGTGGATGAAGACAGCGATTTGCGTAAAACCGCCGTCGAAGCACTCGCCAGCCCAAGCGACCGCTCGACGGTTCATCAATTTCGTCAGGCGCACCTCTGGGCCCAGCGTTTTTCTGCGATCAATCTCAAAAACCGCCAATAACGGCCGATACCCAGGATAAGACCCCGCCACTGGGGCGCAGGACAGAACGGTAGGTCAGTCATGACAGAGATTTATTTGCTGATAGCGCACGGCACGGACCAGGGCGAAGCTTACGTGCTGGGCTGGTTCGACGACCGGAGCAAAGCCCGGGAAGTGGCCGAGCAGAAAGAATGGGAAGCGTACCGCGCCAGCCTGAAGGAGAAACACCCATGGTCCAGCCACAAGCCGCTGGCACCGGACCAGACGGACTACCGCCGCTACTGGATCAAGACCATTTCCAAATTCGAACATGTGCCAGTGCCAAGGTCCTTTGCGGTCCATTGATCATCACGCATGAATATTCGACGAAACGAGCGCTATCGGTGGCGGTCTAGACGATTAAGCCCATCCGATGAGAGCGTTCTTATGTTGAAATTCCTTGGCGGTACCGTAGGTATCATTTTCCTGATTGGCCTGATCGTAGTGATTGCGCTGTTCAAGTTCATTTTTTGAGCGTGGCGGCGGGGATCTTTGACTTGGTGTTCCACCTACCTGGAGAGCAGATCGCAATAAATGACAATCACAGGGACGGATAAGGCTGACTGGGAACCGCTGAACCTTGAATGGCATCAAGGCTTCGCATTCTTGGACGGTGTGCTGCTGGGCGATGGGCAAGTGCCTGATGTGTACATCATGCTCAACCCTCAAGGCACACGACCCAGCGAGTTGGCACAATGTGCCAGCGCGGGGCACTATCCGCCCTCGCCCTTGCTGGCCGGTCAGCCGGTTTGGCGGCATCGACGCAACCCGTGGGTGTTGCGCGAAGCCCTGCGTGATTACTACCTGCTTCCGGCCTACCGGGAGCGCCACGGCTACCAGGCGCTGCAACCCCTGCCGTTTCGGTTCGACAAAGGCCTGGAAAGCCTCGGTCACCAGTACTGGCGTGACGCAACTGGCGCCTATTGGTTCGGCGAGTACGCGATCACCCAAATCCACGAAGCGCGACCCGACAGGCTGGCCCTGTTGGCCTCGTCCCCGGCCTCGGTGACTTCAGCGTCCGCGCTGTTCTGCGACGGTGTGCATCTCTTTTTGCAGGGGCACATTATCGCCAGCGCCACGGCGCAGGTGCGGTATTGCAACCACCCGTCCTATCGAGTGATCGACGATCACGTCTATAGGGGCTTCCAGCCCCTGCACCAGAAGGACGGCACGCCACTGCCGGTCGCCAACCCGGACGACTTCCAGATGCTCGCCCAACGCTGGGGCACCGATGGGCAGTCGATCATCGTGCAAGCGCAGCAAGGCTCGAGCATTGCCTATGAATACTTCTACCGCATCGACAATGCCGACCTGGCGACCTTCACCGTGCTTAACGAACGCTACGCCAAGGACAAGCAACGCGCCTATTACCTGACCGGAAAAACCATTCGCTACGTGGGCGACTTCCACCTGCTCCAGTGCTGGCAGCCAGCGTTCGATGAAGGCGGCCGCGTGGTCAGCGCCATCGAATACGAGGATGAG of Pseudomonas fluorescens contains these proteins:
- the wecB gene encoding non-hydrolyzing UDP-N-acetylglucosamine 2-epimerase encodes the protein MTRKVLCIVGTRPEAIKMAPVIKALQAENNIDCWVLATAQHRGLLDQVLEGFAITVDLDLDLMRPNQSLTALTSRLLLELDGVLQAEKPDVVLAQGDTTTVMCAALACFYLRIPFGHVEAGLRTWDLCNPFPEEANRVIAGKLARWHFAPTPHAVDNLLREGVAASDITLTGNTVIDALLMTAARDSTLAIPLDASKRLVLVTCHRRENFGEPFQNICQALKDLAERNPGIQILYPVHPNPNVKDVAHRLLGQTPNILLCAPLDYAPFIAAMKRSYLIISDSGGVQEEAPALGKPVLVLREETERPEAVELGVVKLVGTNRDTIIEQAQRLLDDPQAYQGMARGVSPYGDGKAAARIVDALRQYFQSCA
- a CDS encoding glycosyl transferase, with product MRMIYLSPVPWASFSQRPHHFVNWYHQQAGASVLWLDPYPTRLPTLTDFRRKPPVADQQSVNVPPWLRVCKPQSLPIEPLRGSAMLLKRLWRNLFKEAVAFSAQGPCMICVGKPSELALQLLALIPQSPAVYDAMDDFPAFYQGLSRGSMERRQAQLIRRVGTVLASSSPLRDKLLGMTDQVELALNACDMHALAPVERLDLGAKQQVLGYVGTLGRWFDWDLVIALAKANPGNQIRLIGPVFTAAPCVLPANIELLPECSHASAIAAMARFSVGLIPFKLNRLTASVDPIKYYEYRALGLPVISTRFGEMALRSQEPGVWIVDEDSDLRKTAVEALASPSDRSTVHQFRQAHLWAQRFSAINLKNRQ